A single Balaenoptera ricei isolate mBalRic1 chromosome 13, mBalRic1.hap2, whole genome shotgun sequence DNA region contains:
- the LOC132376959 gene encoding cytochrome c oxidase subunit 7A-related protein, mitochondrial isoform X1, with amino-acid sequence MYYKFSSFTQKLTGAWASDAYSPQGLRPVVSTEAPPIIFATPTKLSSNSTAYDYAGKNKVPELQMFFQKSDGVPIHLKRGLPDQMLYRTTMALTVGGTIYCLIALYMASQPRNK; translated from the exons ATGTATTATAAGTTTAGTAGCTTCACGCAGAAACTGACGGGAGCGTGGGCTTCCGACGCCTATAGCCCTCAG GGATTAAGGCCTGTGGTTTCCACAGAAGCACCGCCTATCATATTTGCCACACCAACTAAACTGAGTTCCAATTCTACTGCATATGATTATGCTGggaaaaataaagttccagagcTGCAGATGTTTTTCCAG AAATCCGACGGTGTGCCCATCCACCTGAAACGAGGCTTGCCTGACCAAATGCTTTACCGGACAACCATGGCGCTGACTGTGGGAGGGACCATCTACTGCCTGATCGCCCTCTACATGGCATCACAGCCCAGAAACAAATGA
- the LOC132376959 gene encoding cytochrome c oxidase subunit 7A-related protein, mitochondrial isoform X2, producing MYYKFSSFTQKLTGAWASDAYSPQGLRPVVSTEAPPIIFATPTKLSSNSTAYDYAGKNKVPELQMFFQPYP from the exons ATGTATTATAAGTTTAGTAGCTTCACGCAGAAACTGACGGGAGCGTGGGCTTCCGACGCCTATAGCCCTCAG GGATTAAGGCCTGTGGTTTCCACAGAAGCACCGCCTATCATATTTGCCACACCAACTAAACTGAGTTCCAATTCTACTGCATATGATTATGCTGggaaaaataaagttccagagcTGCAGATGTTTTTCCAG CCATATCCTTGA